The genomic interval GACTGAGGCCTGACGGGGGCGGGGTCGCCGGGCCGAGCCGCCCGGAAGTGACGTCCGTGCCGTGCCCCGCTGGAGGAATCCCCTATGCCCAGACGCTCTGCCCTGATCCTGCTGCCCCTCGCCCTCGGTTCCTGCACCCTGATGGCCCCCAACGCCGGAACGGCCGACGGCCTCTTCCTGCAAGCGGCGACCGGCAGCAACCTCTTCGAGATCCAGTCGTCGCAACTCGCGCTGAGCAAGTCGAACACGGCGGCGATCCGCGCTTTCGCCCAGCAGATGATCACCGACCACACCACGGCCCAGAACCAGGTGAATACCCTGGCCGCCGCGCGCAACGTGCCGCTGCCCAAGGTGCTCCCCCCCGAGCTGCAACTCAAGATCACCACCCTGAACACCCTCAGCGGCGCGGCCTTCGACGCCGCCTACGCCCGCGAGCAGGTGCTGGGCCACCAGCTCAGCATCAGCCTGCACCAGAACCAGCAGACGGCAGGCCGCGACCCGGCGGTGGTCGCCTACGCCGCCGAGAAACTGCCGGTCATCACGGGGCACCTCCAGCAGGCCCAGGCGCTTCTCACGGCCACCCCCGCCGCTCCTGCCACACCCAGCGCCCCGTAATCTCCAATCCACACAACACGCCCCACGGCCAGCGAAAGGACGTGGGGCGTGTCATGTGGTCGGGCCGCAGGGATGGCTGCCCTGCGAACTTCGCCCTTCCCCACGGCTCTACCGCACCGCGAGACGGTGGGCGCAACCGGAGCGCACCAGGATCAAGCGTTGCGGCCCAAGGCCGTGTCCCCTGCGCCGCTCCTCTGCCAAACGCAGCGTTCCTCCCCAGCGCCCTCCCCTCACCCCTGCGCCGCCTCCCGCGTCGGCACCTCCCGCAGCGCCCAGCGCAGCCCCAGCGCCGTGAGCAGCCCCACCGCCATCAGGCTCAGCCAGGGCAGCAGCGGCAGCCCGATCCGCGCGCCCGCGTCAATCAGCAGGCCGCCGACCACGTTGCCCACCGCGCCCCCCAATCCCAGGCTGATCGCGGAGAACCCGAAATAGCTGCCCGTCAGCCCCGGCGGGGCCAGCCGCGCGGTGAGCGTCTGCTGGGTGGGGTAGACCAGCATGGTGCCCAGGCTGTAAAGCGCCACGCAGGCGAGCAGTTGCCCGAAGGTCGCGGCAAAGCCCATCAGGCCCAGGCTGAGGGCGACTGTCAGCACCGCCGCCACCAGCGCGACCCGCGTCCGCACCCGCCGCTCGACGAACCTGAGCAGCGGGTATTGCAGCACGACCGCCAGCCCCGCCGACAGGCCGTACAGCGGCCCCGTGGCTCCCGGCCCGGCCAGCGCCACCGCCTTGAGGGTGACCGCCACGTTGAGCTGGGTGCTGAGCAGGAAGTAGCCCACCAGCACCAGTGTGAAGCGCCGGAAACGGCGGTCCAGGGCGGCTGTCTTCAGGCCGTCCAGCCCGCCTCCGGTCACGGCGGCGGGGCGAAAATGCGGCAGGGTCGCGGCCAGCACCGCGCAGGCCAGCAGGTACACGCTGCCCGCCGCCAGCGCCGCCGTGCGGAAGCCCAGCCCCAGCAGCGCGGCCCCGATGAGTGGCCCGGTGACCATGCCGAGGTTGCCCGAGATGCTGGTCAGGCTGAACATGCGGGTGCGGTGCTCCGGCGCCGTGACGGCCGTGATCGCCGCGTTCTTGGGCGCGTCGAAGAGGCCGCCGCCTATCCCCGCCAGCAGCGCCGCCGCCAGCAAGACCGGCAGCGTCTCGGCAAAGCCCATCCAGGCGAAGCCCAGCGTGCGAATCAGGCAGCCGGCCAGGATCAGCGGCTTGGGGCCGATGCGGTCGGCCCAGGCCCCGCCGAACACCGTCAGCCCCTGCTGGGTGAGCTGCCGCAGCCCCAGCACCAGCCCCACGCTGGCGGCCGCCCAGCCCAGCTCGTCGACGAAATGCACCGTGACCAGCGGGATCACCGCAAAAAACCCGCCCCACATCAAAAAGTTCGCCGCGATCAAGCCCAGCTGCGCGCCCGACAGGCGAAAGGGGGGAGCGGTGGGGGCGGGCGCAGTCACGGGGGAGAGGCTACACCCCCAGGCACCCGGAGACCCCGGGGCCACCCGGCAGGACCGGGTACGCTGCGGCCATGGCGCCCCAGCTTCTGCCCCTCGCCCCCCGCGTGCAATACCTGCCCGGCGCCGTCAACAGCCTGGTGCTGGAAGACGGCCAGGGCGGCGCGCTGCTGGTGGACACCGGCCTGGACGATAGCCACGCGCGCGGGTTACTGCGGGCGCTCGCGGCCGCCGGGCTGACCCCCACGGCGATCCTGAACACCCACAGCCACGCCGACCACCACGGCGGCAACGCCTTTATCCTGGGCCGCTTTCCGGGGCTGGAGGTTTTCGCGCCCTCCCTGGAAGCCGCGATCATCCGGCATCCGGTCCTCGAACCGCTCTCGCTGTGGGGCGCCTGGCCGCCGCCCGGGTTGCAGAGCAAGTTTCTCCTCGCCCCGGCCAGCCCGGCCCAGCCGGTGGAGACCGGGGCGGTGCGGCTGGGCGGCGTGGAGGTCGAATTGCTGGACGTGCCCGGCCACGCCGCCGAGATGGTCGCCGTGCGCGCCGGAGACGTGCTGTACGCCGCCGACGCCCTCTTCGGCCCGGCGGCGCTCGTCAAGCATCCGCTGACCTTTTGCGCCGACTCGGGCCACCAGAAGGCGTCAGCGGCCCGGCTGGGCACCCTCTCCGGGGTGCGGGTGGTCCTGCCCGGCCACGGCGACCCCACCCCTGACCTGTCCGGGCTGGTCGCCGCCAACCTCGCCGCCTACGCCCGCACCACCCAGGCGGTGCTGGAGGCGGTGGCGGAGGGCGCGGCGAGCGTGGACGACCTGCTCGCCCGCGTCTGCCTGCGCCTGGGCGTGACCATGAGAGACCCCGGCGCGGTGGTCCTGAACCGCGCGGTGGTGAGCGCCCACCTGACCGAGCTGCTGGAGGCGGGCGCCGTGGAGTGGGCGGTGGAGGCGGGCCGCTTGACCTTCCGGCCCGCCTGAGGCGGGGGGCTGGAGCGGGCCGGGCAGCGTCAGGACTTCGGCCCGCCGTAGGCCCGGCGCTCGTGGCGCAGCGGCACCAGCCACCACACCCACAGCAGCAGCAGGGCCAGCCCGCCCGGCATGATCCAGGCCAGCGGGCCGGGCACGACCTGGGCCGCGACCAGCCGCGTCGCCAGCACCAGCGCCAGCGTCATGAACACGGCGCCCGCCCGGACCAGCCGGGTCGCGGTGCCCTTGAACTCCTCGGGGTGACGCATCGGGCGGCGCAGGTAATGGTGCAGGGCGGGCGCGCTGAGCAGCACCAGGCTGAGCAGCGAGCACAGGAAAGTCGCCGTGTAGACCCAGCGCTCCGGGGCCGCCACGTCGCGGAAACTGGCGTTGAAGGGCAGAATGATCAGGAAGCTGGTCAGCACCTGCGCGCCCTGAAGCAAGATCCGCAGCTCAGCCAGCAGATCGGCCAGCGTGTCGGTGTCGGGCACCTGGGTCATGGGAGAGACCAGCATACGGCCCGGGCCGCCGCAAGCGTGAAGAAACCCCGTATGGGAGCGCTCCGGGAGGCGTCGTAGCGTGAGGCCATGACCAAGAAGACCGCCGCGACCCCCCGAGCCAGCCGTGCCAAGGTCGGCGCGTCCACTCCGGCCGAGCAGGCGAACGGGACCCCGGGCGTGCCTGCCCAGGGCGAGGCCAAGGCCGACGCCGCGCACCTCGACACCGTGCACAACCGCCTGGTCGACCACGGCTACCTCTCCGAAGAAGAGTTCGGCACTGTCAGCGAGGCCTTGCAGCGCAACCTCGCCACCACCATCAGCCTGTACCTGAAGTTCAAGAAGTACCATTGGGACATCCGGGGCCGCTTCTTCCGCGACCTGCACCTCGCCTACGACGAGTTTATCGACGAGTTTTTCCCGTCTATCGACGAGCAGGCCGAGCGGCTGGTCGCGCTGGGCGGCAGTCCCGTCGCCGCGCCTGCCGACCTGGCGCGTTTCAGCGCCGTGGCGGTCCCCACCGAGACCGTCCGCGACGCCCGCAGCCAGGTGGCCGACTTGGTGGGCGACCTGACCCGCGTCAGCAAGAGCTACCGCGACGACGCGCAGACAGTGGACGAGGCCAACGACCCCGTCACCGCTGACCTGTTCACCGGCTACGCGGCCACCCTGGACAAGATTCGCTGGATGCTCCAAGCGATGATGGACGACGACCGCATGAACTGACGCACCGGCGGCGCAGCGGAGAAGCCGAGAGACCACCGGGCCGCCCCGGTGGTTTTCTGATGGAGGCCCATGAGCAAGAAGTTCGACTATTCCCTCGATTACGCCCAGCTCGACCTGCGCGCGCACCCCGAACTGTACCGGGTGGGGGTGGGCGAGCAGGGGGTCTTGCTGGTGCAGCCGTACAAGGCCGAGCTGCTGCCGCACTGGCGCTTTGCCACGCCGGAGGCGGCCCGCGCCAGCAGCGAGCGAATCTACGCGATGTTCCTGGAGTATCTGCGCGCCGGGGACTTCGTGGGGGCCGACATGGCGCGCAAGTTTCTCCAGATGGGCTTTACCCGCTCCCGGCGCTATGCCAACCACCGGGGCGGCAAGAAGTACGGCGGCCCGGTGCCCGCCGACAAGAAGGGTCAGAGCGGTGCCCACGGCCGCGCCGAGCTGCCCCGCACCCCGGAAGACCCTGTCAAGGCCGAGTCGGCCCGCATCTTCAAGGCCCGCTGGGACCAGGCCGAGGCCAACGAGGACTACGCCCGCCTTAAGCGCGAACATAAAGCGCGGTACGGGTAACCTGGTGTCCGAGAGGGAAAAAATCGCCCTGCATCTCTTGACGCCAGACGCATACGGCGCTATCTTCAAGAAATCAAGGCGGCCCACGGGTCGCCTTTTTGCGTGTCCGGCCCAGGCAGGGTGCGGGCCGCCGGGGGGTCAGCGGTCCGCGAACCGCTCGGCGTAGAGGCCCGCCAGAAAGATCGTCTGGTAGGTGGCGTTCATGGTGTCGAGCACCTTGCCGCTGTATTCGAAGGCCCACTCGCCCGCACGGGTCTGCCACCAGACCCCCAGCAGCACGGCGTGGTCTTCGAGCTGCATGGAGACGCTGGTCTCGAACCCCGGCGCCCGGGCTTGCAGCACCATGCCGTCCAGAAACTGGAGCGAGCGCGGCATGCTGTGGATGCTGACCGCGTACAGGTGGCCGACCTGGTCGCCCTGGCGCCGCTTCAATTCTCCGAGGTCCACCTGAAACTCGCGGGACTTGGAAAAGACGTCGGGCGAACCGGGCAGATGGGTGATCTCAAAGGCGCTGCGGTTGGGAAAATCAATCAGGCCGCTGGGCGCCACATGGACGACTTGCAACTCGGCGTGGACCACCCAGAGGGCCGCCGCGTGGACGGCGAGGTAAAGGGTGGGGCGTTCTTCGGTCATGCGTCTCCTCGGGGACAGGCACGGATGCAACCCCGGCCCACAGGGTACGCAACGGTTGACCCTCCGGGGCCTCACGCTTCAGGTTTTCCCAGGTCCGTCAACCTGGCCTTGAGACGGACCTCACGGCAGCGTGCCATGAACTTTTCCCCCGTGCCGTGCGGCCAAACCCGGGTGCGCCAATGCCGGACCAGACTGCCGGGCGTGTCCGGCAGCCCCACAACGTCGCCCCGCATCAGGTGAGGCCCCATGAAGGGCGCGCTCTTTTGGTTGCATCACCGCCCAGGAGGGCGGTCCCCCCCGAGCACCAGCGCCGCGAGGTCGTCAGCCGTGTTCACGTTCTGCAAGGCGCCCGGACTCACCGTCTCGATCACGGCGTGCGGCACGGTCCGCGTTGCGCCGGGCGGCGCGGCGGCGCGCAGGCGGCGTTCGCCCGCGTCGAGCTGCGCCGTGACGGCGGGCCGCAGCGACGTGTGGTACAGGGCCGCCAGCGGCTGCGGCCGGTGCTGGGCGTCCAGCGCCTGCACCGCGCGCACGTCGGGGCCACGTTCCTGCGCGAGCGCCCGCCAGTACGCGGGCGTCAGGCGCGGCATATCCACCCCGGCAAAAGCCACCCAGACCGGGCCTGCCTGGGCCTGTGCCGCCGCCAGCGCCGCTTCCAGCGCGGCGAGCGGTCCCTGGCCGGGGCGCGTGTCGGGCAGCTCGCGCCAGCCGGGCAGATCGTAGCGGCCCGGCGGCACCACCAGCAGCCGCAGCCCCACCCCCTCCAGGCTCGCGGCCACGTGGGCCAGCAGGGTCCGGCCCTCCAGCAGCGCCCCGGCCTTGTCGCGGCCAAAGCGGCTTGAGCGCCCGCCCGCCGTGATCGCCCCGACCAGGTCCTGCACGGATCAGCGCCCCGGCGCCGGGGCTGCGGCCGGGGCTGTGCTGCGCGGCGGCGCTGGCCGGGTGCCCGGTCTCTGGCCTGCGCCCTGGGTCTTCATGGTTTACCTATATTGCACGCTGACCGACACTGCCGCGCCGGGCCGTGCGGGCACACTGCTCTTGTTCACATTTCAGCTCAGCCGTGACCAGGAGGTATACCCATGAACCGACTCCTCGTGTTCGCCCTTCCTCTGCTGCTGGGGTCCTGCACCCTGATGACGGCAGGCAGCCCCTACACGCTGGGCAAGCAGCCGGCCGCCGGGGAGCTGAACCCCAGCGGCACCGTCAGCGTGCAGCGCTCGGCCTACATGGTGATGACCGAGGCCCGCGCCAGCGGTCTGCGGCCCAACCAGGCCTACGTCGCGCACTACCACCTCCAGGGCACGGCGGGCGCGCCGCCCTGCGAGAGCGGCGGCCCGCCCATCATGAGCAGCAAGATCGTGGCCACGACCGACGCCAACGGCGTGCTCACCATGTCGGGCCGGGTGCCCAGCGGCGACGTGCTGGCGGCGACCTACTTCAACATCCACACCGCTGCCGACGCCGAGGGCACCCCGGCGGACCCCGGCGTGGCCTGCACGGCGGTGCGGTTGCAGTAACGCCGCCCCCCTTCCCCGCCCGCGCGCCCCTGCCCCTGCCGGTGGGGGCGCCAATCTGGGTTAGCCTGCGCGCGTGAGTCTGCGAATCCTGGGCGGCAGCGCGAGAGGCCGCGCCCTGAAAGTTCCTGAGAGCGCCCGGCCCAGCGGCGTCCGTCTCCGCAAGAGCCTCTTTGACCTGCTGGCGGCGCGCAAACCCTCGGGCAGCTTCCTCGACCTGCACGGCGGCAGCGGCGCGGTGGGCCTGGAGGCCGCCAGCCGGGGCTACGCGGTCACCCTGATCGAGCTGGACCCCCGCGCGGTCCGGGCGCTGGAGGACAACGCCCGGCAGCTGGAGTTGCGGGTGCGGGTGCTGCGCGGCGACGCCGAAGCGCTGCTGCCGGGGCTGGGCGCCTTCGACGTGGTGTTCAGCGACCCGCCCTACGTGCAGGACATTCCGCGCCTGGCGAAGAAGCTGCTGGCCTCCGCTGTCCTGGCCCCGGGCGGCCTGCTGGTCTGCCAGCATCCTGACCGCACGGGGCTGCCGGAGGCGCCCGGCTTCGTGCGCGAGGAGCGGCGCTACGGCAGCAATACCCTCACGCTCTACGTGCGCGCCGAAGCGGGCGACCCGGCAGGCGGCCCCGCATGAACGCCGTCTTTCCCGGTTCCTTCGACCCCATCACCAGCGGCCACATGGACGTGTTGACGCGGGCGTCGCGCATCTTCGATCAGGTCACCGTGACGGTCATGCACAACGCCCGCAAGCAGGGCAAGCACCTCTTTACCCTGGAAGAGCGCCTGGCGATCTTGCACGAGGCGACCGCGCATTTCGGCAACGTCAGCGTGGACACCTTCGGCGGGCTGCTGGTGGACTACATGGCCCGGCAGCAAAAAGGCATCATCGTGCGCGGCCTGCGGGCGGTCTCCGACTACGAGTACGAACTCCAGATCGCGCACCTCAACCGCCAGATCGGGGAGGTCGAGACGGTCTTCATCATGGCCGCGACCCGCTGGAGCTTCGTCAGCTCCACCATGGTCCGCGAGATCGCCAGCTACGGGGGCGACATCTCCGAGATGGTGCCCCGCGCCTCGGCGGCGGCCCTGCGGCGCAAGTTCGCGGAGGTGTACGCGGAGCGGGAAGCGGGCGCCTAGCTAGCCGCGAGCCGTGAGAAAAGGCGCGAGGCCGGGGGCGCAGGGTCCGCCCTCCCGGCCTCGCCGCTGACGCCCTTCAGACCGGCTGTTTCAGCTCCTCGGCGGCCGTGCGCAGCGCCCCGGCGCGGTCGGTGGCCTCCCAGGGCAGCCCCTCACGCCCGAAGTGGCCGTAGGCGGCGGTCTGCGCGTAGATCGGGCGCAGCAGGTCGAGCTGCGCGATGATCGCTTGGGGGCGGGCGTCGAAGTGGCGTGCGACCAGTCCAGCCAGCACCTCGTCGCTGACCGTGCCGGTGCCGTAGGTGTCCACCCGCAGGCTGACTGGATGCGCCCGCCCGATGGCGTAGGCGACCTCGACCAGCGCCCGCCGCGCCAGCCCCGCCGCGACCACGTTCTTGGCGATGTAGCGCGCGTAGTAGGCCGCCGAGCGGTCCACCTTGGTGGGGTCCTTGCCCGAGAACGCGCCGCCGCCGTGCGGGACGGCTCCCCCGTAGGTGTCCACGATGATCTTGCGCCCGGTCAGGCCGGTGTCGCCGTGCGGGCCGCCGATCACGAACTTGCCGCTGGGGTTGATGAAGAACTTGGTCTCGTCGCTGAGCAGCTCCGCCGGGATCACCGCGCGGATCACGTGCGCGATCATGTCGGCGCGAATGCTCTCCTGGCCCACGTCCTCGCTGTGCTGGGTGCTGATGACGACCGTGTCCACCCGCGTCTCGCGCGCCTCGTGCGGTTCGCCGTCGCGGACGACCGTCACCTGCGCCTTGGCGTCGGGGCGCAGGTAGGGGAGGGTCCCGTTCTTGCGCAGCTCGGCCAGCCGCCGGGTGAGTTTGTGCGCCAGCGAGATGGGCAGCGGCATCAGCTCGGGCGTCTCGTCGGTCGCGTAGCCGAACATCAGGCCCTGGTCGCCCGCGCCGATCCGCGAGTGCTCATTCTCGGGGCGGGCGCGCTCCTCCTCGCTCATCTCCCGCCATTCCTCGGAAAAGTTCACGCCCCCGGCGATCTCGGGCGACTGCTCGTGCAGGGCGACGAGCACGGCGCTGTACTCGGCGTCGAAGCCGTAGTTGGCGCGGGTGTAGCCGACTTTCATCACGGCGTCACGCACGGTTTTTTGCACGTCCACGCGGGCCGTCTGGGCCGTCACCTCGCCCGCCACGACCGCCATGCCGGTGGTCAGCAGCGTCTCGACCGCGACCCGGCTGCCCGGTTCCTGGCGCAGAAACTCGTCCAGAATGGAGTCCGAGATGAAGTCGGCCAGCTTGTCCGGGTGGCCTTCCGATACCGATTCCGACGTGTAGAACTTCCGCATCCTCTGCTCCTTCGCGCGGGGGGGCGTCTCACAGAACAGCCTGGAGAGGGATGGCGCTGAGGTCCCCCGCGCGCGTGGCCTGCTCCACGGGGGGAGACGGGGCACCCCGGCAGCGTAACGCAAGGGCCGGGGCCAGGAAAAGGACGGCTGGCGACAGAGGGCCGCTTCCCCTGCTTCTGAGGGGGCGGCTACGGTGAGCGCTGCGCCTGACCTGGATCGGCCGCCATCGCCGCCGCGATCCCCGCCGGCAACTCCCCCGCCACCCGCTCCAGCGTCCGGGCCGCCGCCGCCCGCACCATCTTCTCGAAGGCCGCGCCGCCCCAGCCCTCAGCCTGCGGCAACCCCAGGTGCGCGCGAAAATGAAAGTGAAAGGTGGCGACCCCCGCCCCGTCCACCTGCGCCTGCCCGGCGACCTCCACCCAGGCCCGCTCGCCCGCCACCGGCTGCGGGAGAAGGGCCGCGCCCTGCGGCGTCTCCTCCAGGCGGCTCCGGAAGGGCAGGTCCACCTCGCCCAGCACCGGCACCGTGACCACCAGCTCGCCGCTGACCCCCCCCGGCCCGGCGCGCAGGTCGCGCAGAAACTGCACCCGCGCCAGCGCCCGGCCCGCGTCGCGCACAAAGGCCAGGGCCGCCGCCTGCCCGCCGGGGTGGGGGAGGGCAAAGCTCTGGGCGGCCTCGATCTGGAGGTCCGGGGCGCGGCCGGGGGGGTCGCCGGGGGTCAGTCCACCCACTCGATCACCACGCGGTTCTCGGCGACGGCGGCCTGCAACTCGGCGTCGTTCGCGCTGCGCAGCCGGGGCAGGTGCGCGAAGCGGGGGGTGGCCGAAGCGTAGCCCAGGCGCACGATCACCTCGTCGCTCACCTCGTCCTTGCCGATCCGCCACACCAGCTGGCCGCCCAGCGTTTCCAGGTGCCGGGTCAGGTCCGGGGGCAGCTCGCCGGAGGGGCCGGGGGCGGAGGCAGTCATGGGGGCCATTGTGGGGGAAGCGGGCGCGGGAGTACAACGGAGGGCATGACCCGCGAGAAGCTCTCCCCAGAGGACACGGCCTCCCTCTCCTGGCGGGCGCTGGAAACCCGGGTGGGCCTCGGCGCCCTGCCCGCCTTTCACCGGGCCTTTCTGACCTGGCGCGGCGTGGCGGGCACAGACGAAATGCCGCTGCGCCGGGTGGGCCAGCGCGTCGAGGCCGAACTCAACCGGCTGGTGCAGTCGGGCCAGGCCACCCGGGAGGGCGAGGACTGGGCGCTGGCGCCTGGAACGCTCGGCGGGTTCGAGGCGGCCCGTCCCTATCTGCCCCCCTCCGGCGCCTCGGCGGGCGAGGCCGGGGCCAGCGGCAGCTCGACCACCTCGTAAAGCCACTGGCCGTCGGTGGCGACCCGCGCCGCCTCGTCGGCCTCCTGCGCGCTGCCGAAGACCCGGCGCTCGCCCGCGTCGTCTTCCAGCCAGTGCGGTTCGTCCAGCAGAGCGTCCTGGCCCTGGGCATCTTTGTGAACGTACTGAAGGCGGACGGCGTGGGGCATGGCCCCCAGGCTACAAGACGGGGTGGGCCGCTACAGAATGCGCTGGCCCAGCAAGCTCGCCGCCATGCTGACCATGACCTCGGCGGTCTGGTTGCGGGTGTCGAGCACCGGGTTGACCTCCACGATGTCGAGGCTGGTGACCCGGCCCGACTCGGAAAGCAGTTCCATCAGCAGGTGGCCCTCGCGGTAGGTCAGGCCGCCGGGGACCGGGGTGCCCACGCCGGGGCAGACCGAGGGGTCCAGCGCGTCGGCGTCAAAGGACACGTGCAGCCGCTCCACGCCCGAGAGCCGCTCCAGCGCTTCTTCCGTGATGCGGGTGATGCCCAGCTGGTCCACGTCCTTCATGGTGTAGGCCTTGATGCCGGCTTCCCGCAGCAGCCCCCGCTCGGAGGCGTCCACGCTGCGGATGCCGACCATCACGATGTCCTCGGGGCGCAGGGTCCAGCCGCCGCCCAGGGCCGCCAGGCCGGGGTCGCCCAGGCCGGTGAGGTGCGCGACCGGCATCCCGTGAATATTGCCGCTGGGGCTGCTCTGGGGGGTGTTGTAGTCGCTGTGGGCGTCCACCCAGAGGAGTCCGGTGCGCGCGCCCCCGCCGCCCGCCGGTTGGCCGCGCCGCGCGTTGCCGCTCACGGTGCCCATGCTGACGCTGTGGTCGCCCCCCAGCGTGACCGGAAAGCTGCCTTGGGGCAGCGCCGCCAGCCGCTCGGCCGTGGCCCGGCAGGCGTCCAGAATGGGATCGAGAAAGACCAGCCCGCTCGCCGCGTGCTTGTCGAGGGTCTCGGGCAGCGCGACCGGCACGTCGCCCAGATCGGTGACGTGGTGCCCCAGGTCCCGCAGCGTCTGGGCCAGGTGGGCGTTTCGCAGGGCCGAGGCGCCCATATCCACGCCCCGGCGCCCGGCCCCCAGGTCCATCGGAATGCCCAGAATAGTCACGTTCATGGCCCCCAGCCTAGGGCCGCCGCCGCGCTATGCCTCAGCCTTGCAAGAATATGTGGCCGGCGGCGGCGGAACAGCGGCCAGGGCGCCCTGCCGGTGAATAGTCATAAGCAGTAGGTGGCCGCGTCGCGGGGGGTGAGGGCGGATTGGCCGGGAAGCGCCGCGCTAGACTCATCTCCCGCCCGTGACTGCTCTCCTGCCTGCCTCCCTGCCCCCCGCCGGATCGCCCCCCACCGGGTCGCCGCGCCGCGTGATGGTGGTGGCCGACTACGTGCATCCCTTCGTGTACCGCGAGGGCTTCGGGCAGCGGGCGCCTCCCGTGGACCTGGTGCTGGCGGCGGGCGACCTGCCAGGCTACTACCTGGAATTTCTGGCGAGTTCGCTGCCGGTGCCGGTCGTGTATGTCCACGGCAACCACGGCGACGAGACCGTCCACGAGGGCGAGACCCGGGTGCCGCCCCGGGGCGTGGTCGCCGCGCACGGCCGGGTGGTGACGGCCGCCGGGCTGCGCATCGCCGGGTGGGGCGGCGTGCCCCGCTACCGCCCGGGCGGCGAGGGCCAGTACAGCGCGGGGCAGGCCCGCCGGGGGCTGCGGTGGCTGGGCTGGCAGGCGCGGGGCGGCGTGGACATCCTGCTCACGCACGCGCCGCCGCTTGGTCCGCACAGCGGCAGCGACTACGCCCACCGGGGCTGCGAGGAAATCACCCGCTTCATGCGCCTGCGCCGCCCGCGCGTGGTCGTCCACGGCCACGTCCACGACTACGAGGGCCGCAAGCTGGCCTACCTCGACGAGGCCAGCGGGGCCAGGGTCGTCAACGCCTACGGCTACCACCTGCTCGAAGTGTAAGAAGGCACGGATTTTGCCGTTCAGTACGCCATTTTCCTTAAGGCCAGGTGGCCGACTGGCACATGAAGGCCCGCTGCGGGGGCGGCATACTGCGCCCTGGCTCAGACGCGGCGACCAGCGGCGCGGGGGAGCCGGAGGGAGACGCCCACCTCCCATCAAACGGGCGCGCGAGCGGGGCGGACGCAGGCCGACGGGGGGGTTCGACACCCTTCACCCGCACCATCAGGGAGGGGAGCCGAGTCAGGCTCCCTTCTTTCTTGGCCCTTTCTTGGCCCCGCGGACCGTGGGCTTGCCCTAGCATCGGGCGGTGTCCGACGCTGCCCAGACGAACGCCGCCCGCGTCACCGAGCTTCACCGCGCCTTTGGGGTGCCGGTGCCCGAGCGGCCCGCCGTGCCTGGCCCTGACCTGTTGGCCCTGCGCCGCACCCTGATCCACGAGGAGACGGCGGAGGTGGAGGCCGAATTCGCGGCCCTGGCGACCCGCCTGGGCGCGGGCGAGACGGTCCCGCCCGGCGACCTCGCGCCGCTGGCCCACGAACTCGCGGACCTGCTGTACGTGACCTACGGGGCGCTGACGACCCTGGGCATCGACGCCGACGCGGTCTTTGCCGAGGTCCACCGCGCCAACCTGAGCAAGCTCGGCGGCCCCAAACGCGCCGACGGCAAGTGGCTCAAGCCCGGGGGCTGGCAACCTGCCGACGTGCGGGGGGTGATTGAGGGGCAGGCAGTGGGGAGTCGCCCGGGGGAGGGAGGCCAGGGTGGTCCCGCAAACCCCCGGCCTCCTGACCCCTGACCGTTCTCAGAACGGCGTGTCTTCCTCGGCCACCGCGACCGGAGCGGGGCGGGCGGCGGGTTGGGGGCGGGTGGGGGCCGGACGGGCGGCGGGGGCGCCCGCCTGGGCTGCCGGACGGTTCCCGCCGGGCACCGCGTAGCGCTCCTGCCGCTTGCCGCCCCGGAAAATGGCGAGGGTCACGTACTCGAACTCGCCGTCGGCCTTCTCGCGCACGTGGTC from Deinococcus budaensis carries:
- the coaD gene encoding pantetheine-phosphate adenylyltransferase, whose product is MNAVFPGSFDPITSGHMDVLTRASRIFDQVTVTVMHNARKQGKHLFTLEERLAILHEATAHFGNVSVDTFGGLLVDYMARQQKGIIVRGLRAVSDYEYELQIAHLNRQIGEVETVFIMAATRWSFVSSTMVREIASYGGDISEMVPRASAAALRRKFAEVYAEREAGA
- a CDS encoding DUF3248 domain-containing protein, with product MTASAPGPSGELPPDLTRHLETLGGQLVWRIGKDEVSDEVIVRLGYASATPRFAHLPRLRSANDAELQAAVAENRVVIEWVD
- the metK gene encoding methionine adenosyltransferase; the encoded protein is MRKFYTSESVSEGHPDKLADFISDSILDEFLRQEPGSRVAVETLLTTGMAVVAGEVTAQTARVDVQKTVRDAVMKVGYTRANYGFDAEYSAVLVALHEQSPEIAGGVNFSEEWREMSEEERARPENEHSRIGAGDQGLMFGYATDETPELMPLPISLAHKLTRRLAELRKNGTLPYLRPDAKAQVTVVRDGEPHEARETRVDTVVISTQHSEDVGQESIRADMIAHVIRAVIPAELLSDETKFFINPSGKFVIGGPHGDTGLTGRKIIVDTYGGAVPHGGGAFSGKDPTKVDRSAAYYARYIAKNVVAAGLARRALVEVAYAIGRAHPVSLRVDTYGTGTVSDEVLAGLVARHFDARPQAIIAQLDLLRPIYAQTAAYGHFGREGLPWEATDRAGALRTAAEELKQPV
- a CDS encoding DUF3809 family protein, whose translation is MGGLTPGDPPGRAPDLQIEAAQSFALPHPGGQAAALAFVRDAGRALARVQFLRDLRAGPGGVSGELVVTVPVLGEVDLPFRSRLEETPQGAALLPQPVAGERAWVEVAGQAQVDGAGVATFHFHFRAHLGLPQAEGWGGAAFEKMVRAAAARTLERVAGELPAGIAAAMAADPGQAQRSP
- a CDS encoding metallophosphoesterase, which translates into the protein MVVADYVHPFVYREGFGQRAPPVDLVLAAGDLPGYYLEFLASSLPVPVVYVHGNHGDETVHEGETRVPPRGVVAAHGRVVTAAGLRIAGWGGVPRYRPGGEGQYSAGQARRGLRWLGWQARGGVDILLTHAPPLGPHSGSDYAHRGCEEITRFMRLRRPRVVVHGHVHDYEGRKLAYLDEASGARVVNAYGYHLLEV
- the rocF gene encoding arginase, whose protein sequence is MNVTILGIPMDLGAGRRGVDMGASALRNAHLAQTLRDLGHHVTDLGDVPVALPETLDKHAASGLVFLDPILDACRATAERLAALPQGSFPVTLGGDHSVSMGTVSGNARRGQPAGGGGARTGLLWVDAHSDYNTPQSSPSGNIHGMPVAHLTGLGDPGLAALGGGWTLRPEDIVMVGIRSVDASERGLLREAGIKAYTMKDVDQLGITRITEEALERLSGVERLHVSFDADALDPSVCPGVGTPVPGGLTYREGHLLMELLSESGRVTSLDIVEVNPVLDTRNQTAEVMVSMAASLLGQRIL